TCGGCACAAGGAGCGCCCCTAAGCGGCTCGTCGCAAAAAACAAAGCAACGCTTTCGAGCTCATTGGCCGAGAGTAAGGCGACGCGATCCCCTTTTTGAATCTTGTAGAATTGTTGCAACCGCAGAGCCACCGCATTGACGATTTTAAAAAACTCAGAATAGGTCCACTGGCGTCCGGTGTGACCATCGGTGAGCGCCGTCTTCCCCGGCATGTAGTGATTCCACTTGGACAGCCAATCAGCTTCGATGATCCCGTCGAAATTCACGTGTCGTAACCCCAAGTCAGAGCCACACTCGCCATACTCATCCCGCCCCCGGAACCGATCAAGACAACACTCTCGCCTTTTTTGAGTTTGTGAGCTTGGGCGGCATCGGCGATAGCCATAGGAATCGAGGCGCTTCCCGTGTACCCATACTTGTGCATGATATTGTGAGATTTCTCGCGAGGGACGTTCAATTTATCTAAAGTTTCGTAGATGCTCTGAATATTAAACTGAGTGAGGAAGTAGTGATCTACTTGTTGCGGTGTTTTATGAACACGGTCTAACACTTTGTGCGCCAGCACGGGCCAATGAATTCCATTGGTCTCAGGAGGTATGCGCTTTGGAAACGAAAGGAGTTGCTCTTTCTTTTCAACAACATCGTGGGTGATCGGCTTAGACGTTCCTCCGGCGTAAATTCCCATGTAGTCATGAAATTCTCCGTGAGTCGTCAGTTCGCTCGCATGGATCCCGACGTTGTCATCGTCTTGCGCCTGCACCACAACGGCTCCGGCACCATCTGCAAACAGTGTCGCGATCTTGTAATCATCAAAGTTAAGATACTTACTCATCCCGTAGGCGCCGACGACGAGAATATTCTCGTATTTGGAATCGGCCTTGATATATTTGGACGCCACATCGAGAGCCGTGACAAACCCTGCACAGGCGGAATTTAAG
This region of Bdellovibrionales bacterium genomic DNA includes:
- a CDS encoding ketoacyl-ACP synthase III, which produces MAKASIVGTGLYVPEKKVENSFFNDLYKKDVGSFLQTSRNIFSRHWMAENQSTSDMIVPAAEMALKNAKITAKDLDLIIVATDTPDYLSPSTASVVQYRLGATQSGTFDLNSACAGFVTALDVASKYIKADSKYENILVVGAYGMSKYLNFDDYKIATLFADGAGAVVVQAQDDDNVGIHASELTTHGEFHDYMGIYAGGTSKPITHDVVEKKEQLLSFPKRIPPETNGIHWPVLAHKVLDRVHKTPQQVDHYFLTQFNIQSIYETLDKLNVPREKSHNIMHKYGYTGSASIPMAIADAAQAHKLKKGESVVLIGSGGGMSMASVALTWGYDT